The Nitrospirota bacterium genome includes a window with the following:
- a CDS encoding Ig-like domain-containing protein codes for MKIKQSARLDFYFVAVLTVVFLFVACGKKEEKGISSFSEPQKTGIYKIELSPPDAKRGSVITVSVRGADPQDLSFKWTVNGLVTEGVKGSILKYPGLKKRDNVQVIVLVKGAGEFTSEPLIIANSIPQIQSAKLIPQSPKKDDNIQTEVKTLDGDDDEVSLSYKWFVNGETVFGETSDMFRGAAIKRGDKVSVVITPSDGEQNGQAITLYAVVVNSLPVVSSNIKANISNSFYTAKINATDPDGDALAYSIRQGPKGMTIDSGGIISWNISPEDKGQHSVVVSVSDGQGGEVLVPYTVSIQLKEKQ; via the coding sequence ATGAAGATAAAACAAAGCGCAAGGCTTGACTTCTATTTTGTAGCTGTCTTGACGGTTGTCTTTCTGTTTGTTGCCTGTGGTAAAAAAGAAGAAAAGGGGATTTCTTCTTTTTCGGAGCCGCAAAAGACAGGCATTTATAAGATTGAGCTGTCTCCCCCTGATGCAAAAAGAGGCAGTGTCATTACTGTATCGGTAAGGGGAGCGGATCCTCAGGACTTAAGCTTTAAATGGACTGTAAACGGCCTGGTGACAGAGGGAGTAAAGGGGAGTATATTAAAATATCCGGGACTAAAAAAGAGAGACAATGTTCAGGTGATAGTTTTGGTGAAGGGAGCAGGAGAATTTACTTCAGAGCCCCTGATCATTGCAAACAGCATCCCGCAGATTCAGTCTGCAAAACTCATACCGCAGTCCCCTAAGAAGGACGACAACATTCAGACCGAGGTCAAGACTTTAGATGGTGATGATGACGAAGTAAGCCTCTCATATAAATGGTTTGTGAATGGCGAGACAGTGTTTGGCGAAACTTCTGACATGTTCAGGGGCGCGGCAATTAAGAGGGGCGATAAGGTCTCAGTTGTAATAACTCCTTCCGACGGAGAGCAGAATGGTCAGGCCATAACCTTATATGCCGTTGTTGTAAATTCTCTGCCTGTGGTTTCCTCAAACATAAAGGCAAATATTTCAAACTCTTTCTACACCGCAAAAATTAATGCGACAGACCCTGACGGGGATGCGCTCGCATACAGCATTAGACAGGGGCCTAAGGGAATGACGATAGATTCAGGCGGAATTATAAGCTGGAATATAAGCCCTGAGGATAAGGGACAGCACAGCGTAGTTGTGTCAGTGAGCGACGGGCAGGGCGGAGAAGTCCTTGTGCCTTATACCGTGTCAATACAGCTTAAAGAGAAGCAGTGA
- a CDS encoding putative Ig domain-containing protein produces the protein MKTIRHIIKTLLILLVICLGLMFFAGSNIWAASPTMTPSGGSSQSNAVALTSGTQGSSYSDTITAGGSCGSGSYTWSQPSGSLPPGLTTSTSGTNDSIFTISGTPTTTGTYKMKFQVERSGCSSTKSGWYSITINSPPTLTITTTSLPDGIKDTLYTTTSITATGGSGSYTWSISSGSLPAGLSLGASGTPSTTISGTPTTAGTYTFTVRVTDSNSPIPNTDDQEFTVDIASAIQITTTSPLTDGTEGTAYSTTITGSGIGTYTWSVSDGLPPGLTLASSGTPSTTLSGTPTSGGAYSFTVYLTNGTDNTSKAFTLTIRLSDLAIDTVDLSPLSTTVCTSYSATLTGSGGAQPYSWGLSAGSLPAGLSLSASGSPSTTISGTPTTSGSSTFTVKLTDNNGVSRTQTFSLDVTGSASCVPVIDDYTAYPPFIQLSGVKPNVLLVVDNSGSMYEFAYKTPGKGGSSSNADDSYISNAAYYGYFNSSSQYSYDSTGGGFFYADAAGTWSGNFLNWVAMRRVDVVRKVLVGGKATPRSQTQVNYLIAAENPNRDYWKKINTQYYKVSSGASYEQIRVCSSSSCTSGSTYNVRVQVGATVPTGLLHDNIDQMRFGLMFFNTDEGGYVAKKVGTDLTSLITDISNTDPSTWTPLGESMYEAVRFFQNGNKAYGSGNYSTAFDPMEGGISCQDNFVLFLTDGESTQDRNIPGSYWGSTISDSNFSVRTYMDSIAANEGYSSQWDTMANSMSGTYYLEAVSFYSHVNDIRSDITGDQNITTYTVYAFDDSPIGRALLQKAAKYGGFDDYNGDGKPYTDSTCGTSSANAYCSEWDRDKDGVPDTYFEAQEGTALESELTRALTDILRRTASGTSASVLATTGEGEGAVYQAYFLPSKIEGGTEIKWIGYLHGLFVDKYGNMREDTDEDKRLCYGSGDPAGCTSTDKIVLMYYDDSVVPNRTRIKLYPGTVDDTTGNPTGTYTTIEFDDMKKIWEGGRILWSRDLSSNPRSIKTTVDGTSMIDFSTSYKSTLKPFLRAASNDEAEAIIRYISGEDDPVVNSTTYDYRPRKISVDLNGDGDTSDTGEGVKVWKLGDIVYSTPVAVARPSENYSLLYSDSTYAQFVSNHKNRRHVIYAGANDGILHAFNGGFYDAANLKFWKNYSGGTFSDSSSYGIGDELWGFIPQSLLPHLKWLTSNDYTHVYYVDLKPKVVDARIFTEELVCSVSKSASGCLHPYGWGTVLIGGMRFGGRDIAFQDSTWTAQRTFRSAYFALDITDPLNPVLLWTLPVTSSSYPSGNYDLGLTTVYPAVLRVGAGVSAAGTWYAVMGSGPDAGTDSYKGASDRYANIYIVNLFTGEVSRIFTLTENYSFMADPITVDVNLNDKVDVIYMGDTYCQTGATCTSSNWKGKMYRIVTNLGDSDVSNWNLSTLYNAAQPITSASAASLDDKANLWVYFGTGRFFDVDDNTLDGTESWSFYGIKDKCQPWTNATCASQYDPILKSTLFNATNVQVSTSAVVTGTTEASTFSGLETALDDASKNGWYLDFSRAGERSLYKPGVLGGITFWTTYAPSSDVCYIGGNSYLYAAYYKTGTAYTSSVIGLSGTTVLRDVYLGKGVPSSVGFSVTSGEQSGAMAFIQQSTGAILQLEATTPFALKSGIVGWRTGGP, from the coding sequence CACATATAAGATGAAATTTCAGGTGGAACGCAGCGGCTGCAGCTCTACTAAATCCGGCTGGTACAGCATTACAATAAATTCTCCGCCTACACTTACTATTACAACAACAAGTCTGCCCGATGGAATTAAAGATACACTTTATACAACAACTTCTATAACTGCAACCGGCGGCTCAGGTTCATATACGTGGTCCATATCGTCAGGCAGTCTGCCTGCAGGGCTTTCTTTAGGCGCTTCCGGCACCCCCTCTACCACTATTTCAGGAACGCCTACAACTGCTGGCACATATACATTTACAGTGAGGGTAACAGACAGCAACAGCCCCATCCCTAATACTGATGATCAGGAATTTACAGTGGATATTGCAAGCGCCATTCAGATTACTACTACATCGCCGCTTACAGACGGAACCGAAGGCACGGCATATTCCACCACGATAACAGGTTCAGGGATCGGGACATACACTTGGTCGGTATCTGACGGACTGCCCCCGGGACTTACACTGGCATCTTCAGGAACACCGTCTACCACACTTTCTGGGACTCCTACATCAGGAGGCGCCTATTCCTTCACGGTTTATTTAACAAACGGCACTGACAACACCTCAAAGGCATTTACACTTACTATTCGTTTAAGCGACCTTGCAATTGATACGGTGGACCTCAGCCCTTTATCTACAACTGTATGCACAAGTTACTCAGCCACATTAACCGGAAGCGGCGGCGCCCAGCCGTATTCATGGGGATTATCAGCCGGCAGCCTGCCGGCAGGACTTTCTTTAAGCGCCTCGGGTTCTCCTTCTACAACGATATCAGGAACTCCTACAACTTCAGGCTCCTCAACATTTACGGTCAAGCTTACAGATAATAACGGCGTCTCCAGGACGCAGACATTCTCATTGGATGTGACAGGCTCTGCAAGCTGCGTGCCTGTGATTGATGACTACACCGCATACCCGCCGTTTATACAACTGTCAGGAGTAAAGCCGAATGTGCTTTTGGTTGTTGACAATTCAGGCAGTATGTATGAATTTGCATATAAAACCCCGGGCAAAGGCGGGAGCAGTTCAAATGCAGATGACAGCTATATTTCAAACGCCGCCTATTACGGATATTTTAATTCGTCGTCGCAATACAGTTATGATTCCACCGGCGGAGGCTTTTTCTATGCGGATGCCGCAGGCACATGGAGCGGCAACTTCCTGAACTGGGTTGCTATGAGGAGGGTGGATGTTGTAAGAAAGGTCCTTGTCGGAGGCAAGGCAACCCCGCGCTCTCAGACTCAGGTCAACTATCTAATCGCCGCTGAAAACCCGAACCGGGATTACTGGAAAAAGATTAATACCCAATATTATAAAGTATCCAGCGGGGCAAGCTATGAGCAGATAAGGGTGTGTTCAAGCTCAAGCTGTACAAGCGGAAGCACATATAATGTGAGAGTGCAGGTCGGCGCCACTGTCCCGACAGGCTTGCTACATGACAACATAGACCAGATGAGATTCGGATTGATGTTCTTTAACACCGATGAAGGCGGTTATGTGGCAAAAAAAGTCGGCACGGACCTTACCAGTCTTATTACGGATATATCAAACACAGACCCCAGCACCTGGACGCCTCTCGGCGAAAGCATGTATGAGGCAGTAAGATTTTTCCAGAATGGCAATAAGGCGTACGGCAGCGGCAATTACAGCACGGCTTTTGACCCTATGGAAGGAGGCATAAGCTGTCAGGATAATTTTGTATTGTTTTTAACAGACGGAGAATCAACTCAGGACCGCAATATCCCGGGGTCATATTGGGGGTCTACGATTTCAGACAGCAATTTTTCAGTCAGGACCTATATGGACAGCATTGCGGCAAATGAAGGATACTCAAGCCAGTGGGACACAATGGCCAACAGCATGTCAGGGACCTATTATCTGGAGGCAGTATCTTTTTATTCGCATGTCAATGATATCAGAAGCGATATCACAGGCGACCAGAACATCACTACATATACAGTATATGCCTTTGACGACTCTCCTATAGGCAGGGCACTGCTTCAGAAGGCGGCTAAATACGGAGGGTTTGATGATTATAACGGAGACGGCAAGCCGTACACCGACAGCACATGCGGGACATCGTCTGCGAATGCCTACTGCTCTGAATGGGACCGGGATAAAGACGGTGTACCTGACACATATTTTGAGGCTCAGGAAGGAACAGCGCTTGAAAGCGAGCTCACCAGGGCCTTGACCGATATTCTGAGAAGGACGGCATCAGGCACGTCTGCATCCGTGCTTGCAACCACAGGAGAAGGCGAGGGCGCGGTTTATCAGGCGTACTTCCTGCCGAGCAAGATAGAGGGCGGGACGGAGATAAAATGGATTGGATATCTGCACGGACTCTTTGTTGACAAATACGGGAACATGCGCGAGGACACTGATGAAGACAAGAGGCTCTGCTATGGCAGCGGGGACCCTGCCGGCTGTACGTCCACGGATAAAATCGTACTGATGTATTATGACGATTCGGTTGTGCCTAACAGGACGAGGATTAAGCTTTACCCCGGCACTGTTGACGACACAACCGGGAACCCGACAGGCACATATACAACCATTGAGTTTGATGACATGAAAAAAATCTGGGAAGGAGGCAGGATACTGTGGTCCAGGGACCTGTCTTCAAACCCCAGAAGCATCAAAACAACAGTTGACGGCACAAGCATGATAGATTTTTCAACTTCCTATAAATCTACACTCAAGCCGTTCCTGCGGGCGGCGTCAAATGACGAGGCAGAGGCGATAATAAGATATATCAGCGGTGAAGATGACCCGGTAGTGAATTCTACTACATATGATTACAGACCCAGAAAGATCAGCGTAGACCTCAATGGCGACGGTGATACCTCTGATACAGGCGAGGGCGTCAAGGTCTGGAAACTCGGCGATATAGTTTATTCAACTCCTGTGGCAGTTGCGCGTCCTTCTGAAAATTATTCGCTTCTTTACAGCGACTCAACGTATGCGCAGTTTGTCAGTAATCACAAAAACCGGAGGCATGTCATATATGCCGGCGCCAACGACGGCATACTTCACGCCTTTAACGGCGGGTTTTATGATGCAGCCAATCTGAAATTCTGGAAGAATTATTCCGGCGGCACTTTTTCTGATTCATCAAGCTATGGAATCGGGGATGAATTATGGGGGTTTATACCGCAGAGCCTGCTGCCGCATCTGAAGTGGCTCACTTCTAATGATTATACGCATGTCTATTATGTTGATCTTAAGCCCAAGGTGGTTGATGCGAGGATTTTTACGGAGGAGCTTGTATGCAGTGTAAGCAAAAGCGCTTCAGGCTGCCTTCATCCCTATGGCTGGGGGACTGTTCTTATTGGAGGCATGCGTTTTGGGGGAAGGGACATTGCTTTTCAGGATTCCACATGGACGGCTCAGAGGACCTTCCGCTCGGCGTATTTTGCGCTGGATATAACAGATCCCTTAAACCCTGTTTTGCTGTGGACGCTCCCTGTTACTTCAAGCTCATATCCAAGCGGCAACTATGACCTGGGACTCACAACGGTTTACCCGGCTGTGCTCAGGGTCGGTGCGGGTGTGTCTGCTGCCGGCACATGGTATGCGGTGATGGGCTCGGGTCCTGATGCAGGCACGGACTCGTATAAAGGCGCAAGCGACAGGTATGCAAACATTTATATTGTAAATCTCTTTACAGGCGAAGTATCAAGGATCTTTACTTTGACTGAGAATTATTCTTTTATGGCAGACCCCATAACAGTTGATGTGAACCTGAACGATAAGGTTGATGTCATATACATGGGAGATACCTACTGTCAGACAGGCGCGACATGCACAAGTTCAAACTGGAAAGGGAAAATGTACAGGATTGTAACAAATTTAGGCGATTCCGATGTGTCTAACTGGAACCTCTCCACGCTCTACAATGCGGCACAGCCGATAACTTCCGCCTCGGCGGCAAGCCTTGACGACAAGGCCAATCTATGGGTTTATTTCGGCACAGGCAGATTTTTTGATGTTGATGATAACACCCTTGACGGCACTGAAAGCTGGAGCTTTTACGGCATCAAGGATAAGTGTCAGCCGTGGACAAATGCCACCTGCGCAAGCCAGTATGATCCGATATTAAAGAGCACTTTGTTTAATGCGACAAATGTGCAGGTCTCAACCAGCGCAGTTGTGACAGGCACGACTGAGGCAAGTACATTCAGCGGACTTGAGACGGCGCTGGATGACGCCAGTAAAAACGGCTGGTATCTGGACTTCTCGCGTGCCGGCGAAAGGTCGCTGTATAAACCCGGAGTGCTGGGAGGCATAACCTTCTGGACAACATATGCGCCTTCCAGTGATGTGTGTTATATTGGCGGAAACAGCTATCTGTATGCCGCATATTATAAGACAGGAACTGCTTATACCTCGTCTGTTATAGGCTTAAGCGGAACTACGGTTCTCAGGGATGTATATCTCGGCAAGGGCGTGCCGTCATCTGTCGGTTTTTCAGTGACGTCAGGCGAGCAGTCCGGCGCTATGGCTTTTATACAACAGAGCACAGGCGCCATTTTACAGTTGGAGGCGACAACGCCGTTTGCCCTTAAGAGCGGGATTGTCGGCTGGAGAACCGGGGGACCGTGA
- the queD gene encoding 6-carboxytetrahydropterin synthase QueD — protein sequence MYELSVESQFSAAHQLRGYKGKCENLHGHNWRVQISVSAEKLNEIGLAIDFHELKNIVIETLAMLDHVNLNNTFPFTEINPSSENIAKWIYESIRKKLNNDYVKLSAVTVWEAETASATYFE from the coding sequence ATGTATGAACTTTCGGTAGAATCGCAATTCTCTGCTGCGCACCAGCTCAGGGGATATAAAGGGAAATGTGAAAACCTGCACGGCCACAACTGGCGGGTGCAGATATCCGTGTCTGCGGAGAAACTTAATGAAATCGGGCTGGCAATTGATTTTCATGAATTAAAAAACATAGTTATTGAAACGCTGGCAATGCTGGACCATGTAAATCTGAACAATACTTTCCCGTTTACGGAAATCAATCCGTCTTCTGAAAATATTGCGAAATGGATATATGAGTCAATCAGGAAAAAATTAAATAATGATTATGTCAAACTCTCTGCAGTAACGGTATGGGAGGCGGAAACGGCGTCAGCGACGTATTTTGAGTAA